A region of Aliivibrio fischeri DNA encodes the following proteins:
- a CDS encoding restriction endonuclease subunit S produces the protein MQQLLTGKTRLVNPETGKAFEGEWAYVQAGSIFATRSNKKHNSDLPILAITQDQGAVPRELIDYNVSVTQGSIAGYKVVEIGDFIISLRSFQGGIEYSKYKGICSPAYVILYPKIEVSDNFYKYHLKSFSFIQAMKSRLEGIRDGKIISYKYFSEIKLPQPSLKEQEKIASVLTAADKDIELLEAKLLHFKQEKKALMQQLLTGKRRVKVPETEVA, from the coding sequence ATGCAGCAGCTTTTGACGGGTAAGACGCGTTTGGTGAACCCTGAAACGGGTAAGGCGTTTGAGGGGGAGTGGGCTTATGTTCAAGCAGGCAGTATATTTGCGACAAGGTCTAATAAAAAACATAACTCAGATCTACCTATACTTGCGATCACGCAAGATCAAGGTGCTGTTCCAAGAGAACTGATTGATTACAATGTTTCAGTGACTCAGGGCAGTATTGCAGGCTACAAAGTTGTTGAGATAGGAGACTTCATTATTAGTTTAAGAAGCTTCCAAGGTGGTATTGAATATTCTAAATACAAAGGTATTTGTAGCCCCGCTTATGTGATTTTATATCCGAAAATAGAAGTAAGTGATAACTTTTACAAATATCATTTAAAGTCTTTTTCTTTTATTCAAGCAATGAAGAGTCGACTTGAAGGTATTCGTGATGGAAAGATCATTAGTTATAAATATTTTTCAGAAATCAAATTACCTCAACCATCACTAAAAGAGCAGGAAAAAATCGCCTCAGTTCTAACCGCTGCCGACAAAGATATCGAGTTGTTAGAAGCCAAGCTTTTGCATTTCAAGCAAGAGAAAAAGGCGCTGATGCAGCAGTTGTTGACTGGTAAGCGTCGCGTGAAGGTTCCTGAAACCGAAGTCGCATAA
- a CDS encoding HsdR family type I site-specific deoxyribonuclease, whose protein sequence is MEPLSPSEPKHHTPNFKEEQSAKIPALTLLTNLGYQFIPPSECMIMRGNKTTVILPQILRKVLSFKTYSFMGKERHLSQAAIDKIVQELANPAMNEGLKAANEKLYNALTYGISVTEFVDGKKANPTIQIIDWDTPENNQFHFTEEMEVENARGTGKRIPDVVCFVNGLPWVVIEAKRPDSSINGKPTIVEGISQNIRNQKVDEIPHLFAYSQLLLSINGHDGLYGTCGTPEKFWAKWKEEEITESTFERLKNTPLNDAQLNAIFSHRTPAIKDEYLSLIAGGDLVVTDQDRLLVSLLRHDRLLELTRLFTLFDKKAGKIVARYQQVFGIKALVERITSFDDKGARNGGVIWHTTGSGKSFTMVFLSKALIWLKALAKCRVVVVTDRVDLEDQLARTFASGGALSDKDKKEAMATTGKRLAEQIGKGNERIIFSIINKFGTAINLPECYNDSPDIIVLVDEGHRSQNGENNIRMQQALPKAAYIGFTGTPLLQDDKTENKFGKIIHSYTMQQAVEDGTVTPLLYEERKPDLSTNDKAIDAWFDRITDTLSEKQRSDLKRKFAQKGQIYQTEGRLELIAHDISDHFQNFKQQGLKGQLACDSKASAIRYKKLLDQIGKVTSVVAMSPPDTREGHDNVDNESTDLVQNWWKENVAQKGWSDEKAYTKHIIAEFEKDEGPDIMIVVDKLLTGFDEPKNTVLYIDKPLKQHNLIQAIARVNRLHSKKQFGYLIDYRGILKELDITIEKYQDLAERTQGGFDIDDLKGLYNRMDTEYKKLPGLYDDLWAIFSCVKNKQDGQALRQALAPKIDTIDGQLTDTNLKLRNDFYDALTAFANCLKVALQSATYFEDKSFDNKRDLYKSTLKSMSQLRQQVRADAEETVDYDEYSENIRAMLDKHIAGVSIEEPEGAYLVGNMGKDAKPEQMTDDEAKNKKDVITGRVTKMIEQDLADDPYAQEYFSNLLKQAIEKTKEMFDSPVKQYLLFADFEQQVRDRDVAGLPTDRFAELDPKIKRHVQAYFGLFRKVLGEPSPLTEDPALEDKYFQYALDIDGIVRKAVAEFSINPSEIENQIRLGLLPLLFADVGIDKAQAIITDVIQITRFGLSGYNKSGH, encoded by the coding sequence ATGGAACCATTATCTCCTAGTGAACCTAAGCACCACACTCCCAACTTTAAAGAAGAGCAAAGCGCAAAAATCCCCGCGTTAACTTTGCTCACTAACCTTGGCTACCAATTCATTCCACCGAGTGAATGCATGATAATGCGTGGCAACAAAACCACGGTGATCTTGCCGCAAATCTTACGTAAGGTTCTGAGCTTTAAAACCTATTCTTTCATGGGTAAAGAGCGACATTTATCGCAAGCGGCAATTGATAAAATCGTGCAAGAGCTTGCCAACCCTGCGATGAATGAAGGACTTAAAGCCGCCAATGAAAAGCTCTATAACGCCTTAACCTACGGCATTAGCGTCACTGAGTTTGTCGATGGTAAAAAAGCCAACCCAACCATTCAAATCATCGATTGGGATACGCCAGAAAACAACCAATTCCATTTCACCGAAGAGATGGAAGTCGAGAACGCTCGTGGTACAGGTAAACGCATTCCTGATGTGGTCTGTTTCGTTAATGGCTTGCCGTGGGTCGTGATAGAAGCAAAACGCCCTGACAGCAGCATCAACGGCAAACCAACCATTGTTGAGGGTATTTCGCAAAACATTCGCAACCAAAAAGTGGATGAAATTCCTCATCTGTTTGCTTACAGCCAACTGTTGTTATCCATCAATGGTCATGATGGTTTATACGGTACGTGCGGCACACCTGAGAAATTCTGGGCGAAATGGAAAGAAGAAGAAATTACTGAAAGCACCTTTGAACGCCTTAAGAACACCCCTCTGAATGACGCGCAACTGAATGCGATTTTCAGCCATCGCACGCCAGCAATCAAAGACGAATACCTATCACTGATTGCAGGCGGTGATTTGGTGGTGACAGACCAAGATCGCTTATTGGTATCCTTACTGCGCCATGACCGACTACTAGAGCTAACCCGTTTATTTACCCTGTTTGATAAAAAAGCAGGCAAGATTGTAGCTCGTTATCAGCAAGTATTTGGCATTAAAGCTTTAGTGGAACGCATCACCTCTTTTGATGACAAAGGCGCACGTAATGGCGGTGTGATTTGGCATACCACAGGTTCGGGCAAGTCTTTTACGATGGTGTTTCTGTCAAAAGCGCTGATTTGGCTAAAAGCGTTAGCGAAATGCCGCGTTGTGGTTGTGACTGACCGTGTGGATTTAGAAGATCAGCTTGCTCGCACCTTTGCCTCTGGCGGCGCACTGTCAGATAAAGATAAAAAAGAGGCAATGGCAACCACAGGTAAACGCCTTGCCGAGCAAATTGGTAAAGGCAATGAACGTATCATCTTCTCGATCATCAACAAGTTTGGTACAGCGATTAACCTACCTGAATGCTACAACGATAGCCCAGACATTATCGTATTAGTGGATGAGGGGCACCGTAGCCAAAACGGTGAGAACAACATCCGAATGCAGCAAGCCTTGCCGAAAGCCGCTTACATCGGTTTCACTGGTACACCTCTGCTGCAAGATGATAAAACCGAGAACAAGTTCGGTAAGATCATTCACTCTTACACCATGCAGCAAGCCGTCGAAGATGGCACCGTTACGCCGTTGTTGTACGAAGAACGCAAACCTGATTTGAGCACCAACGACAAAGCCATTGATGCATGGTTCGACCGCATTACCGATACCCTATCGGAAAAGCAACGCAGCGATCTAAAACGCAAGTTCGCACAAAAAGGTCAGATCTACCAAACCGAAGGGCGTTTAGAGTTAATCGCGCACGACATTTCTGATCACTTCCAAAACTTTAAGCAGCAAGGTTTGAAAGGTCAACTGGCTTGCGACTCCAAAGCCTCTGCGATCCGCTATAAGAAGCTTCTCGATCAAATCGGTAAAGTCACTTCAGTGGTTGCGATGTCGCCACCAGATACTCGTGAGGGACACGATAACGTCGATAATGAAAGCACTGATTTAGTGCAAAATTGGTGGAAAGAAAACGTCGCACAGAAAGGCTGGAGCGATGAAAAAGCCTACACCAAGCACATCATTGCAGAATTTGAAAAGGATGAAGGTCCCGACATTATGATCGTGGTCGATAAGCTGTTAACGGGCTTTGATGAGCCTAAAAACACCGTGCTCTATATCGACAAGCCGTTAAAGCAGCACAACCTTATTCAAGCCATTGCACGGGTTAACCGCCTGCACAGTAAAAAGCAGTTCGGTTATTTGATTGATTACCGTGGCATCCTCAAAGAGCTGGATATCACCATTGAAAAGTACCAAGACTTGGCTGAACGCACCCAAGGCGGCTTTGATATCGATGATCTCAAAGGCTTGTATAACCGCATGGATACCGAGTACAAGAAGTTGCCAGGTTTGTATGATGACCTTTGGGCAATTTTTTCTTGTGTGAAGAATAAGCAAGATGGACAAGCACTGCGTCAGGCTTTGGCACCTAAAATTGATACCATTGATGGTCAATTAACGGATACCAACTTAAAGCTGCGTAATGATTTTTATGATGCGCTGACCGCGTTTGCTAACTGCCTAAAGGTTGCCCTGCAATCGGCGACCTACTTTGAAGATAAGAGTTTCGACAATAAGCGAGATTTATACAAGAGCACGCTGAAATCCATGAGCCAACTGCGCCAACAAGTACGCGCAGATGCAGAAGAAACCGTGGACTACGACGAGTATTCGGAAAATATTCGCGCCATGTTAGATAAGCACATTGCAGGTGTGTCGATTGAAGAGCCAGAAGGCGCTTATCTGGTTGGTAACATGGGTAAAGATGCCAAACCAGAGCAAATGACCGATGATGAGGCCAAAAACAAAAAGGATGTCATCACAGGTCGTGTAACCAAGATGATTGAGCAAGATTTGGCGGATGATCCGTATGCCCAAGAGTATTTCTCAAACTTGTTAAAGCAAGCTATTGAGAAAACCAAGGAGATGTTTGATAGCCCCGTTAAACAGTATCTTCTATTTGCGGATTTCGAGCAGCAGGTCAGAGACCGCGATGTGGCAGGATTACCAACGGATCGCTTTGCAGAGCTTGACCCTAAAATCAAACGTCATGTTCAAGCCTACTTTGGGCTGTTT